From a region of the Gymnogyps californianus isolate 813 chromosome 22, ASM1813914v2, whole genome shotgun sequence genome:
- the TRIM63 gene encoding E3 ubiquitin-protein ligase TRIM63 isoform X2 yields MESLEKQLICPICLEMFSKPVVILPCQHNLCRKCANDVLQAANPYWQSRGSVISGGRFRCPSCRHEVLLDRHGVYGLQRNLLVENIIDIYKQECSRPLKKGEHPMCKEHEDERINIYCVTCEVPTCSMCKVFGAHKDCEVAPLQTIFQGQKTELNNCISMLVAGNDRIQTIISQLEDSCRSTEENSEAAKQELCARFDALAALLEEKKSELLQRITREQGDKTGFVQGLIHQYKEQLEKSSRLVETAIQAMEETGGAAFLMNAKQLIKTIVEASKGGRLEKIEHGYENMDAFSVSLDHLAEAVRALDFDPAEEDEEYFDGEEEEVEEDAVPERMVMAPQ; encoded by the exons ATGGAGAGCCTGGAGAAGCAGCTCATCTGCCCCATCTGCCTGGAGATGTTCAGCAAGCCGGTGGTgatcctgccctgccagcacaaCCTCTGCCGCAAGTGTGCCAACGACGTCCTCCAG GCTGCTAACCCGTATtggcagagccggggcagcgtGATTTCGGGGGGCCGGTTCCGGTGCCCGTCGTGCCGCCACGAGGTGCTGCTGGACCGTCACGGCGTCTACGGGCTGCAGAGGAACCTGCTGGTGGAGAACATCATCGACATCTACAAGCAGGAGTGCTCCAG GCCGCTGAAGAAGGGGGAGCACCCCATGTGCAAGGAGCACGAGGACGAGCGGATCAACATCTACTGCGTCACCTGCGAGGTCCCCACCTGCTCCATGTGCAAAGTCTTCGGTGCCCACAAGGACTGCGAGGTCGCCCCCCTGCAAACCATCTTCCAGGGCCAGAAG ACCGAGCTGAACAACTGCATCTCCATGCTGGTGGCGGGGAACGACCGGATCCAGACGATCATCTCCCAGCTGGAGGACTCGTGCCGGAGCACCGAG GAGAACAGCGAGGCGGCCAAGCAGGAGCTGTGCGCTCGCTTCGACGCCTTGGCAGcgctgctggaggagaagaaGTCGGAGCTGCTGCAGCGCATCACCCGTGAGCAGGGCGATAAGACGGGCTTCGTCCAAGGCCTCATCCACCAGTACaaagagcagctggagaagTCAAGCCGGCTGGTGGAGACGGCCATCCAGGCCATGGAGGAGACTGGAGGGGCCGCCTTCCTCATG AACGCCAAGCAGCTCATTAAAAC gaTCGTGGAGGCCTCCAAGGGCGGCAGGCTGGAGAAGATCGAGCACGGCTATGAGAACATGGACGCCTTCTCGGTGAGCCTGGACCACCTCGCCGAGGCGGTCCGTGCCTTGGACTTCGACCCTG CTGAGGAAGACGAGGAGTACTTTGAcggggaggaagaagaggtggagGAAGACGCAGTGCCCGAGAGGATGGTGATGG CTCCCCAGTAG
- the TRIM63 gene encoding E3 ubiquitin-protein ligase TRIM63 isoform X1 — MDLQAGILRDGSPMESLEKQLICPICLEMFSKPVVILPCQHNLCRKCANDVLQAANPYWQSRGSVISGGRFRCPSCRHEVLLDRHGVYGLQRNLLVENIIDIYKQECSSRPLKKGEHPMCKEHEDERINIYCVTCEVPTCSMCKVFGAHKDCEVAPLQTIFQGQKTELNNCISMLVAGNDRIQTIISQLEDSCRSTEENSEAAKQELCARFDALAALLEEKKSELLQRITREQGDKTGFVQGLIHQYKEQLEKSSRLVETAIQAMEETGGAAFLMNAKQLIKTIVEASKGGRLEKIEHGYENMDAFSVSLDHLAEAVRALDFDPAEEDEEYFDGEEEEVEEDAVPERMVMAPQ; from the exons ATGGATTTGCAAGCCGGCATCCTGCGGGATGGCAGCCCCATGGAGAGCCTGGAGAAGCAGCTCATCTGCCCCATCTGCCTGGAGATGTTCAGCAAGCCGGTGGTgatcctgccctgccagcacaaCCTCTGCCGCAAGTGTGCCAACGACGTCCTCCAG GCTGCTAACCCGTATtggcagagccggggcagcgtGATTTCGGGGGGCCGGTTCCGGTGCCCGTCGTGCCGCCACGAGGTGCTGCTGGACCGTCACGGCGTCTACGGGCTGCAGAGGAACCTGCTGGTGGAGAACATCATCGACATCTACAAGCAGGAGTGCTCCAG CAGGCCGCTGAAGAAGGGGGAGCACCCCATGTGCAAGGAGCACGAGGACGAGCGGATCAACATCTACTGCGTCACCTGCGAGGTCCCCACCTGCTCCATGTGCAAAGTCTTCGGTGCCCACAAGGACTGCGAGGTCGCCCCCCTGCAAACCATCTTCCAGGGCCAGAAG ACCGAGCTGAACAACTGCATCTCCATGCTGGTGGCGGGGAACGACCGGATCCAGACGATCATCTCCCAGCTGGAGGACTCGTGCCGGAGCACCGAG GAGAACAGCGAGGCGGCCAAGCAGGAGCTGTGCGCTCGCTTCGACGCCTTGGCAGcgctgctggaggagaagaaGTCGGAGCTGCTGCAGCGCATCACCCGTGAGCAGGGCGATAAGACGGGCTTCGTCCAAGGCCTCATCCACCAGTACaaagagcagctggagaagTCAAGCCGGCTGGTGGAGACGGCCATCCAGGCCATGGAGGAGACTGGAGGGGCCGCCTTCCTCATG AACGCCAAGCAGCTCATTAAAAC gaTCGTGGAGGCCTCCAAGGGCGGCAGGCTGGAGAAGATCGAGCACGGCTATGAGAACATGGACGCCTTCTCGGTGAGCCTGGACCACCTCGCCGAGGCGGTCCGTGCCTTGGACTTCGACCCTG CTGAGGAAGACGAGGAGTACTTTGAcggggaggaagaagaggtggagGAAGACGCAGTGCCCGAGAGGATGGTGATGG CTCCCCAGTAG
- the SLC30A2 gene encoding proton-coupled zinc antiporter SLC30A2, whose product MAAGEEKQHLLSEGAGGSYLGAAQKNGHNSVPGQAPALELGARRSRHCHARGAAGHPGQQQRARRKLYLAAGICLVFMVGEAVEILGALLSVLSIWVVTGVLVYLAAQRLLSADYNIEGGVMLITSACAVAVNIVMGAALHQTGHGHSHGAAGEQPNASVRAAFVHVVGDLLQSVGVLIASYIIFFKPEYKYVDPICTFLFSALVLGTTLTILRDVVLVLMEGTPKGMDFNAVRETLLAVAGVEAVHSLHIWALTAAQPLLSVHIAINAGASAQEVLEEASSRLQGTFRFHTTTIQVESYSEEMRDCRECQPPRD is encoded by the exons ATGGCAGCCGGCGAGGAGAAACAGCACCTGCTGAGCGAGGGTGCAGGCGG GTCCTACCTGGGGGCTGCACAAAAGAACGGGCACAACTCGGTGCCGGGACAGGCACCCgccctggagctgggggcacGGCGCAGCCGGCACTGCCACGCACGGGGGGCTGCCGGCCACCCAGGCCAGCAGCAGCGGGCGCGCAGGAAGCTCTACCTGGCTGCCGGCATCTGCCTCGTCTTCATGGTGGGGGAAGCCGTGG AGATCCTGGGGGCCCTGCTCTCCGTGCTCTCCATCTGGGTGGTGACGGGCGTCCTGGTCTACCTGGCGGCCCAACGCCTGCTCTCGGCTGACTACAACATCGAGGGCGGCGTCATGCTCATCACCTCCGCCTGCGCCGTGGCCGTCAACATCGT gatGGGGGCGGCTCTGCACCAGACGGGGCACGGGCACAGCCATGGAGCGGCCGGTGAGCAGCCCAACGCCAGCGTCCGCGCTGCCTTCGTCCACGTCGTGGGGGACCTGCTGCAGAGCGTCGGCGTCCTCATCGCGTCCTACATCATCTTCTTTAAG CCCGAGTACAAGTATGTGGATCCCATCTGCACCTTCCTCTTCTCCGCGCTGGTGCTGGGGACGACGCTGACCATCCTCCGCGACGTCGTCCTCGTCCTCATGGAGG gcacccCAAAAGGGATGGATTTCAACGCCGTGCGGGAGACGCTGCTGGCAGTGGCGGGGGTGGAGGCCGTGCACAGCCTCCACATCTGGGCGCTGACGGCGGCGCAGCCGCTGCTCTCGGTGCACATCGCCATCA ACGCGGGTGCCAGCGCGCAGGAGGTGCTGGAGGAGGCCAGCTCCCGGCTGCAGGGCACCTTCCGCTTCCACACCACCACCATCCAAGTGGAGAGCTACTCCGAGGAGATGCGGGACTGCCGGGAGTGCCAGCCCCCCCGCGACTGA